In Candidatus Nitrosarchaeum limnium SFB1, the following proteins share a genomic window:
- a CDS encoding dihydroorotate dehydrogenase family protein: MEPSLVTSIGKIQLERPVMLASGILGISLDVFNRLYRSGAGAVVTKSLSTEPWDGYPNPTIFSVNGGGWINAVGLSNPGAPNFAKMIESNTTVPIIVSLVGSIAEDFEMMVSQFKNCKVTAYELNLSCPHVAKVGLEVGDDPELVKKIVSTVKNSTAVPVIAKVGLGTTHYLNTVKTAIDSGIDAITAINTVRAMAIDVETQRPILSNKFGGLSGTPIKPIALRCVYEISSKYDIPIIGCGGISTWEDAIEFILGGASAIQLGSAIGDRWLNVFNDINDGIIRYMKRKGYSKLDEMVGLAKKS, encoded by the coding sequence GTGGAGCCCAGCCTAGTTACTTCTATAGGAAAAATTCAACTAGAAAGACCTGTAATGTTGGCTTCAGGAATATTAGGCATTTCCTTGGATGTTTTTAATCGACTTTATCGTTCAGGGGCAGGTGCCGTAGTTACTAAATCCCTTAGTACCGAACCTTGGGATGGATACCCAAATCCTACCATTTTCAGTGTAAATGGAGGTGGATGGATTAACGCAGTAGGTCTGTCAAATCCAGGTGCTCCCAATTTTGCAAAAATGATAGAATCTAATACCACTGTTCCAATTATTGTCAGTCTTGTAGGCTCCATAGCTGAAGACTTTGAAATGATGGTCAGCCAATTTAAAAACTGCAAAGTTACTGCATACGAATTGAATTTGTCCTGTCCTCATGTTGCTAAAGTAGGGCTTGAAGTAGGTGATGATCCTGAACTAGTAAAAAAAATTGTCAGTACAGTAAAAAATTCTACTGCTGTTCCAGTTATTGCCAAAGTGGGTTTGGGTACTACACATTATCTAAACACTGTAAAAACTGCAATTGATTCTGGAATTGATGCTATTACTGCAATTAATACAGTTAGAGCAATGGCAATTGATGTTGAAACTCAAAGACCTATCCTAAGCAATAAATTTGGTGGGTTATCTGGTACTCCAATCAAACCAATCGCATTGAGATGTGTTTATGAAATTTCATCAAAATACGATATTCCAATAATTGGATGTGGTGGAATATCTACATGGGAAGACGCGATTGAATTCATCTTGGGAGGGGCTTCTGCAATTCAGCTGGGTAGTGCAATTGGCGATAGATGGTTAAATGTTTTTAATGATATTAACGATGGA
- a CDS encoding Nop56p-like protein implicated in ribosomal biogenesis, with translation MVRRVSSTFLKGDLESAILYSVILTELGIVVFKDEKLEKTFPFKDSVREYVSVKKKESKLKELVDYLSPLQRGITVSDESVMTLLKKNSIDAQMMEEKELESIQSSKPQIIVDAGFAQSIPDALTKLREFAMGLSSSKVTEVSESPDLHIIQAINSLDEIDKIANGLSSRLREWYGLHFPELDNIIDSINGYAQIVLAGKRDALTKKYMRMQDFQNLKQI, from the coding sequence TTGGTTCGCAGGGTTTCTAGTACCTTTTTAAAAGGAGACTTAGAATCAGCTATATTGTATTCTGTAATACTAACAGAATTGGGAATCGTGGTTTTCAAAGATGAAAAACTGGAAAAAACATTTCCTTTCAAAGATTCGGTTAGAGAATATGTCTCTGTGAAAAAAAAGGAATCCAAATTAAAAGAACTTGTAGATTATCTTAGTCCACTTCAACGAGGAATCACTGTAAGTGATGAATCTGTGATGACATTATTGAAAAAAAATTCCATAGATGCACAGATGATGGAAGAAAAAGAATTGGAAAGCATTCAATCATCAAAACCACAAATAATTGTTGATGCTGGATTTGCTCAAAGCATTCCTGATGCATTAACAAAACTAAGAGAATTTGCAATGGGGTTATCATCATCAAAGGTAACAGAAGTTTCAGAGAGTCCAGATTTACATATCATTCAAGCAATTAATTCATTAGATGAAATTGATAAAATTGCGAATGGTCTCAGTTCAAGATTACGAGAATGGTATGGATTACATTTTCCAGAATTAGATAACATAATTGACAGCATTAATGGATATGCACAGATTGTTTTAGCAGGAAAACGAGATGCATTAACAAAAAAGTATATGAGGATGCAGGATTTCCAGAATCTAAAGCAGATATGA
- a CDS encoding fibrillarin has product MNEDNYEFFWINSDGEKKLATENLVIGNQVYNEKLITKKGTEYRLWDPFRSKLAAAIMNGLEIFPFKNKSTVLYLGVSTGTTVSHISDIVGPTGLIFGVEHASRVARDFLDRVASHRANIIPILQDARKPKEYFSVFGKVDVVYVDIAQPDQTNIAIENCKMYLKKDGYFFLVIKTRSIDVTKSPKKIVEEEIEKMEMYFEILQVIDLHPYDKDHAMVIAKFLK; this is encoded by the coding sequence TTGAACGAAGATAATTATGAATTTTTTTGGATAAACTCAGATGGTGAAAAAAAGCTAGCCACTGAAAATTTAGTTATTGGAAATCAAGTATACAATGAAAAATTAATTACAAAAAAAGGAACTGAATACAGATTATGGGATCCATTTAGAAGTAAATTAGCAGCAGCAATAATGAACGGTTTAGAAATATTTCCATTTAAAAATAAATCAACTGTATTATATCTAGGTGTATCTACAGGTACCACGGTTAGTCACATTTCAGATATTGTTGGACCAACAGGATTAATTTTTGGAGTAGAGCATGCAAGTAGAGTAGCTAGAGATTTTTTAGATAGAGTAGCTTCTCATAGAGCAAACATAATACCAATTTTACAAGATGCAAGAAAACCAAAAGAATATTTTTCAGTATTTGGAAAAGTAGATGTTGTATATGTAGACATTGCACAGCCGGATCAAACAAATATCGCGATAGAAAACTGTAAAATGTATCTAAAAAAAGATGGTTATTTCTTTTTAGTTATAAAAACAAGAAGTATAGATGTTACAAAATCACCAAAAAAAATTGTAGAGGAAGAGATTGAAAAAATGGAAATGTATTTTGAAATATTACAGGTAATAGATCTTCATCCATATGATAAAGATCATGCAATGGTAATTGCAAAATTTCTAAAATAA
- a CDS encoding Ribonuclease HII: MAKVILKLNPDTSYVDSCDVNPNRFGKEISKLSKNKKIRSYHHADSRFIVVSAASIIAKVVRDREIMKLRKNHDLGSGYPSDSKTIDFVKLYYKTNHILPVFVRKSWKPTQKILES, from the coding sequence ATGGCAAAAGTAATTCTGAAATTAAATCCTGACACATCATATGTGGATTCATGCGATGTAAACCCAAATAGATTTGGTAAAGAAATTTCAAAGTTATCAAAGAACAAAAAAATTCGATCATATCATCATGCTGATAGTAGGTTTATTGTTGTCTCTGCTGCGTCAATCATTGCCAAAGTTGTTAGAGACAGAGAAATAATGAAATTAAGAAAAAATCATGATTTGGGAAGTGGCTACCCATCTGATTCTAAAACTATAGATTTTGTAAAGTTATATTATAAAACAAACCATATTCTTCCAGTTTTTGTGCGTAAAAGCTGGAAACCCACTCAAAAAATTCTAGAGAGTTAA
- a CDS encoding Ribonuclease HII: protein MCFKIKSVQICGVDDAGRGSMLGPLVIAGISLKKSDVSKLKLLGVKDSKQLTPKLREELYKK from the coding sequence GTGTGCTTTAAGATAAAATCCGTGCAGATTTGCGGAGTTGATGATGCTGGACGTGGTTCTATGTTGGGCCCTCTTGTAATTGCTGGGATATCTTTAAAAAAATCTGATGTATCTAAACTGAAACTACTTGGTGTCAAGGATTCAAAACAATTAACTCCAAAACTGCGAGAAGAACTTTATAAAAAATAA
- a CDS encoding tRNA (guanine-N(2)-)-methyltransferase → MEIPDETFVEIIEGKTKVLVPKKSITDKVPPKEPAFFNPKARVNRDYSIIAYSSFLKKFAGPKIFLEGLTGVGIRGLRVANELQIEKVIINDLNPTALKMAKYSAQLNKLKNIEFSEMEVCRFLSKFSKKDKRGSITDIDPFGSPAPFFDCGIRATMHGGILSTTATDLQVLNGLYQNACKRKYGGIPIRVEYGNEMAIRLMLGCLRMVAGRIGVEIVPLFAESNMHYYRIYVQVLIRQDQKENIGYILHCKNCGDRRIVLEQYYECELCKSKLSIGGPLWIDKIFDKEFVENMILEIPEVSVDKVCEKTLQKCLKESDMPGIYFTLDEIAAKMKSSPPKLEDAIKNLQKNGYIASPTSFCPTGFRTNANIKEIIDIFSG, encoded by the coding sequence ATGGAGATTCCAGATGAAACATTTGTCGAAATCATTGAGGGTAAAACCAAAGTACTAGTTCCAAAAAAATCGATTACTGATAAGGTTCCACCAAAAGAACCAGCTTTTTTTAATCCAAAAGCTAGGGTCAATAGAGATTATTCAATAATAGCATATAGTTCATTTCTGAAAAAATTTGCGGGACCAAAAATATTTTTGGAGGGATTAACAGGTGTTGGAATTAGAGGATTACGAGTTGCAAATGAATTACAAATAGAAAAAGTGATTATCAATGATCTAAATCCAACTGCACTAAAAATGGCAAAATATTCAGCTCAACTAAACAAATTAAAAAATATTGAATTTTCAGAAATGGAAGTGTGTAGATTTTTAAGTAAATTTTCAAAAAAAGATAAAAGAGGTTCAATTACAGACATAGACCCATTCGGTTCTCCAGCTCCGTTTTTTGATTGCGGTATAAGAGCTACAATGCATGGTGGAATTCTTTCCACTACAGCCACAGATCTTCAGGTGTTAAATGGTCTTTATCAAAATGCTTGTAAAAGAAAGTATGGTGGAATTCCAATAAGAGTAGAATATGGAAATGAGATGGCAATTCGATTAATGCTTGGGTGTCTTAGAATGGTTGCAGGGAGAATTGGAGTTGAAATTGTCCCATTATTTGCAGAAAGCAATATGCATTATTATAGAATATACGTGCAAGTTCTTATCAGACAGGATCAAAAAGAAAACATTGGATATATTCTTCATTGTAAAAATTGTGGGGATAGAAGAATAGTACTAGAACAATATTATGAATGTGAGTTATGTAAATCAAAACTAAGTATAGGGGGACCATTATGGATTGATAAAATTTTTGATAAAGAATTTGTGGAAAACATGATTTTAGAAATCCCAGAAGTATCAGTAGACAAAGTGTGTGAAAAAACATTACAAAAATGTTTGAAGGAATCGGATATGCCAGGAATTTACTTTACACTAGATGAAATTGCGGCTAAAATGAAATCATCTCCACCAAAATTAGAAGATGCAATAAAAAATCTACAGAAAAATGGATACATAGCAAGCCCTACCTCATTTTGTCCTACAGGGTTTAGAACAAATGCAAACATAAAAGAAATAATTGATATTTTTTCAGGTTAG
- a CDS encoding ribosomal RNA methyltransferase RrmJ/FtsJ yields MKLLDARRDQYRKLAHEQGYRSRAAYKLKQLNHSYRIIGPGFYVLDLGCAPGGWTQMAVKLVGNKGKVVGVDTSYVEEIPGAHIIRENIENEFLVDELLSYFERKVNAVICDLSPQVTGNWSVDHAIQISLNYSCSKIMDKVLMHKGNAIFKVFDGEYSMEFRDYIKKKFSRINLTKPEASRKQSSELYYVCLGFTG; encoded by the coding sequence ATGAAATTACTAGATGCACGTCGAGATCAATATCGAAAATTAGCTCATGAACAAGGATATCGAAGTCGAGCAGCATACAAACTAAAACAACTAAATCACTCTTATCGAATCATAGGACCTGGCTTTTATGTTCTTGATTTAGGATGTGCACCTGGAGGATGGACCCAAATGGCAGTCAAGTTAGTTGGTAACAAAGGTAAGGTGGTAGGCGTAGATACCTCATATGTAGAAGAAATTCCTGGGGCTCATATTATCAGAGAAAATATTGAAAATGAATTTTTAGTAGATGAACTTCTATCATATTTTGAACGAAAAGTTAATGCTGTTATTTGTGACCTTTCTCCACAAGTAACTGGAAACTGGTCAGTTGATCATGCTATACAAATTTCATTGAATTACTCATGTTCAAAAATTATGGATAAAGTTTTGATGCATAAAGGTAATGCAATTTTTAAAGTATTTGATGGGGAATATTCAATGGAGTTTAGAGATTATATAAAAAAGAAATTTTCTAGAATTAATCTCACCAAACCTGAAGCAAGTAGAAAACAAAGCAGTGAATTATACTATGTCTGCTTGGGGTTTACAGGCTAA
- a CDS encoding transcription regulator, translating into MERLTNKICDVLAERESEGMFQSELWKKLKLTSRDGSRLALKLERMGTIYREKLLDKGRWTYKLILKKTPISTLSIENAPCLVCPVEQKCSLEGEISPRTCQFIEDWVLADMKKPAKAK; encoded by the coding sequence ATGGAAAGATTGACAAATAAAATCTGTGATGTTTTAGCTGAACGTGAATCAGAAGGAATGTTTCAAAGTGAATTATGGAAAAAACTCAAACTTACAAGTAGGGATGGTTCTAGACTCGCATTAAAATTAGAAAGAATGGGAACTATTTACCGCGAAAAACTTTTAGATAAAGGTCGATGGACGTACAAACTAATTTTAAAGAAAACACCAATTAGTACTCTGTCAATTGAGAATGCACCGTGTCTTGTTTGTCCTGTGGAGCAAAAATGTTCACTTGAAGGAGAAATAAGTCCTAGAACTTGTCAATTCATTGAAGATTGGGTTCTTGCTGACATGAAAAAACCTGCGAAAGCAAAATGA
- a CDS encoding hypothetical protein (hypothetical protein Nmar_1397), which produces MATRLVYVVFILPIILSIAFSSIVMADVLQSPGRELNMWPNSGNTSNDKSITITGLEKQYTVSSPIEIQVTVNDSVFDCGDLYVTIYSGKDTVVSQNGFFKQCFVKNKSVLPVDDRFSEVIDTPGQYELVVKMNDQNQKNSISASGKFTVK; this is translated from the coding sequence ATGGCTACAAGATTGGTATATGTTGTATTTATTTTACCAATTATTCTTTCCATTGCTTTTAGTTCTATAGTTATGGCAGACGTTCTTCAATCTCCTGGTAGAGAACTAAACATGTGGCCTAATTCTGGAAATACGTCAAATGATAAATCTATCACAATCACTGGATTAGAAAAACAATATACTGTGTCATCCCCAATAGAAATTCAAGTAACTGTAAATGACTCTGTTTTTGATTGTGGAGATCTTTATGTTACAATTTATTCTGGAAAAGATACTGTAGTTTCACAAAATGGCTTTTTTAAACAATGTTTTGTTAAGAATAAATCAGTCCTACCTGTGGATGATAGGTTTTCTGAAGTAATTGATACTCCTGGTCAGTACGAATTAGTCGTGAAAATGAACGATCAAAATCAAAAGAATAGTATATCCGCAAGTGGAAAATTTACTGTTAAATAG
- a CDS encoding hypothetical protein (hypothetical protein Nmar_1398): MRLRKFRVRAYRCIHDSGEITVGDLAAFVGRNESGKTTILQALTLLNRDERVSDLDLCDELSEELKGEIRIVEGEFELSSNEIQLLKQLFPGLPEIKKIKLFRTNKRPKVQYEFEDIQISEERNRELNSWENFSKQILNFLDTIPNHLRIQIDTRLFEGPPPKNQEMFDSGMAEFSNQFHVIAIQEPKVIEEWEKIYENPENQFSKLLSGESEKSALDNFIASDLHPRFVYFSDYKKIYGNINLNEYLREEKGERASSIEFVEEFDKAETVRNLFYLAELDIKLLDDVKETPSKCIKLLNTASNRLTRKLNPAWKGDPIHVDLRYNPGNIMSLVISDVHRDGTVTNTGLLNRRAEGFKWTFSFIVNFAAETQRAELKEAILLLDEPARNLHPTQQRGISDLLKGLAGSNQVLYATHSPFMIFDYTPGNLLVVELDKRKHLSKIFYDYWNADDKTLTPILYGLSRGLVESIVDREVGTNSRPVIIVETMSDAMYLNAFDKFLQDPNISMNPLNVVAAYNKNSVLPLAIFYRNHGYKTFILLDNSEESKQISAQLVSNEFSPIQTIFFERDGKNLESIEDYIVLEDYLHAVNQTYEIRLRKEGYSNLTAPEVTLREKKGVLDNLKKIWEEHKDDDWGQFDNEEITRYICEKITLEETEFLSDKTKDQFRSLYRLIAERIRQYQNVVTKADFTKFQRART; this comes from the coding sequence ATGCGACTTAGAAAATTCAGAGTTAGAGCATATCGTTGCATTCATGATTCTGGTGAAATCACTGTAGGGGATTTAGCAGCTTTTGTTGGTAGAAATGAGAGTGGTAAAACAACAATTCTTCAGGCATTGACATTATTGAATAGAGATGAAAGAGTTTCAGACCTAGATCTTTGTGATGAATTATCTGAAGAATTAAAAGGAGAGATAAGAATTGTAGAAGGTGAATTTGAATTAAGTTCAAATGAAATTCAATTGCTCAAACAATTATTTCCAGGATTACCTGAAATTAAAAAAATAAAATTATTTAGAACTAATAAAAGACCCAAAGTTCAATACGAATTTGAAGATATTCAAATTAGTGAAGAAAGGAATAGAGAATTAAACTCATGGGAGAATTTTTCAAAACAGATTTTGAATTTCTTAGATACAATACCAAATCATCTTAGAATTCAAATAGATACCAGATTATTTGAAGGGCCACCTCCAAAAAATCAAGAAATGTTTGATAGTGGCATGGCAGAATTCAGTAATCAATTTCATGTAATAGCAATACAAGAACCAAAAGTCATTGAAGAGTGGGAAAAAATTTATGAAAATCCAGAAAATCAATTCTCCAAACTTCTTAGCGGTGAGAGTGAAAAATCAGCTTTAGATAATTTTATTGCATCTGATTTACATCCTCGTTTTGTATATTTTTCAGATTACAAAAAGATCTATGGAAATATCAACCTAAACGAATATCTCAGAGAAGAGAAAGGGGAGAGAGCAAGCTCGATTGAATTTGTAGAAGAGTTTGACAAGGCAGAAACAGTAAGAAATCTTTTCTATTTAGCAGAATTAGATATTAAATTATTAGATGATGTAAAGGAAACACCATCAAAATGTATCAAACTTCTCAATACTGCAAGTAATAGATTAACTAGGAAGCTAAATCCAGCATGGAAAGGAGATCCAATTCATGTTGATTTAAGATACAATCCAGGTAATATTATGAGTCTTGTAATTTCAGATGTACATCGCGATGGAACAGTAACAAATACAGGTTTGTTAAATAGAAGAGCAGAAGGTTTTAAATGGACATTTTCTTTTATTGTAAACTTTGCGGCCGAGACACAAAGAGCAGAATTAAAAGAAGCAATATTACTTTTAGACGAACCTGCAAGAAATCTGCATCCTACACAACAAAGAGGAATTTCAGATCTTCTCAAAGGACTAGCAGGTTCAAACCAAGTTTTGTATGCAACACATTCACCTTTTATGATTTTTGATTATACTCCAGGTAACTTACTAGTAGTTGAATTAGATAAAAGAAAACACCTTAGTAAAATTTTTTATGATTATTGGAATGCAGATGATAAAACATTAACACCAATACTATATGGATTATCAAGAGGATTAGTTGAATCAATTGTAGATAGAGAGGTCGGTACTAATTCTAGACCAGTCATCATTGTAGAGACAATGTCAGATGCAATGTACCTGAATGCTTTTGATAAATTTCTACAGGATCCAAATATTTCAATGAATCCATTAAATGTAGTAGCAGCATATAACAAAAATTCAGTATTACCATTAGCGATTTTTTATAGAAATCATGGATACAAGACGTTTATTTTATTGGATAACTCAGAAGAGTCTAAACAAATTTCTGCTCAGTTAGTATCTAATGAATTTTCACCAATTCAAACAATATTTTTTGAAAGAGATGGAAAGAACTTGGAATCAATTGAAGATTATATTGTCTTAGAAGACTATCTACATGCAGTAAATCAGACATATGAAATTAGATTGAGAAAAGAAGGTTACTCTAATCTTACTGCTCCAGAGGTCACTTTAAGGGAAAAGAAAGGAGTTTTAGACAATTTGAAAAAAATTTGGGAAGAGCATAAAGATGATGATTGGGGTCAATTCGATAACGAAGAAATCACTAGATATATTTGTGAAAAGATCACTTTGGAGGAAACTGAGTTCTTATCTGATAAAACCAAAGATCAGTTTAGATCATTATATCGATTAATTGCAGAAAGGATACGACAATATCAAAACGTTGTTACAAAAGCGGATTTTACGAAATTTCAAAGGGCAAGAACATAA
- a CDS encoding hypothetical protein (hypothetical protein Nmar_1399) translates to MKQHEFMTKSSMRGVFLSLMLLCLTMVLIIPINAYAAEVGVKSFSFEETTIVEFTNTGSKDVNSFRIWLGSDFNFKSFKTESGWTGDKTPQGVIIFTSSESVKPGESIKIGIKTDKEKPGVNWKALDKTEKQIEIGKTIPDELPPVKKVESTEQVIKVTNLDDAVFRLIPEKPSAGSTVRVTGDNFEASTQYNIFIDRDQVGTFQTDGGGHFITTVTIPKTQSTDRVDFSIRDNDGNEKKISLRFGEVENRIPDTEIVKLSVNGVPSIMHRGELIKVSGTAQPSSGVTITVQNAAGTTINTRTANADAKGNWSIEPITVPGDAEFGDYTATITDGKEQKTISWKLETSKTIILTASAVQFTPGEVIKFNGTALPNKELELILLNPLGEEKHSETILVDGSGIVEFQYPTKANVDMEGTWTLEATQAGDTEFSYAGLGQLPSIPINAKFDKLNYKTTESAKISLSGKPGDRISMIIVDPSDKQKIFSDGTNEIFITLEEDGRKDYNLDLTGYASGVYTAIIKKANAKTTEIFTVGLQAGSGEIKISPTKLEYRPNDTILILGNTNPNSFLTIELFDPNGKIVKTKETFSDKNGKISNNELRLPSDAKVGTWAINVKSGPNFDNVKISVIASKEEGLIVNVSKGIEIAGYGKSIDITVSNAAQKVDMIITTSEGIVIQKLSFPATGKGEIKQPWFIPSNVVPGTYILKVTDAKGSAETTFTIN, encoded by the coding sequence ATGAAGCAACATGAATTTATGACCAAGTCCTCGATGAGAGGAGTTTTCCTTTCACTGATGTTATTATGCCTTACTATGGTACTAATAATTCCGATTAATGCATATGCTGCAGAAGTGGGAGTGAAAAGTTTTTCATTTGAAGAAACTACAATTGTTGAATTTACAAATACTGGTTCAAAGGATGTGAATTCATTTCGAATTTGGCTTGGTAGTGACTTTAATTTTAAATCATTTAAAACAGAAAGTGGATGGACAGGCGATAAGACACCTCAGGGAGTTATAATATTTACATCATCCGAATCAGTCAAACCTGGCGAGTCTATTAAAATTGGAATAAAGACAGACAAGGAAAAACCAGGCGTGAATTGGAAAGCACTTGATAAAACTGAGAAACAAATAGAAATCGGAAAAACAATTCCTGATGAATTACCTCCAGTCAAAAAGGTCGAGAGTACAGAACAAGTTATCAAAGTTACTAATTTGGATGATGCAGTGTTTAGATTAATTCCAGAGAAACCAAGTGCTGGCTCTACAGTCAGAGTTACTGGAGATAATTTTGAAGCATCAACACAGTATAATATTTTCATAGACAGAGATCAGGTTGGAACTTTTCAAACAGATGGAGGAGGACATTTTATTACAACTGTGACAATTCCAAAAACTCAAAGTACTGACAGAGTAGATTTTTCAATTAGAGACAATGACGGAAATGAAAAGAAGATTAGTCTTAGATTTGGAGAAGTAGAAAACAGAATTCCAGATACTGAGATTGTAAAACTTTCGGTTAACGGTGTTCCATCCATTATGCATAGAGGTGAACTGATTAAAGTGTCAGGGACAGCTCAACCAAGTAGTGGAGTTACAATTACTGTACAAAATGCAGCTGGCACAACAATCAATACAAGAACTGCTAATGCAGATGCAAAAGGAAATTGGAGCATAGAGCCAATCACAGTACCTGGAGATGCAGAATTTGGAGATTACACTGCCACAATTACAGACGGTAAAGAACAAAAGACAATATCATGGAAATTAGAGACATCGAAAACAATCATCCTAACAGCTTCAGCCGTACAATTCACCCCTGGAGAAGTAATCAAATTTAACGGTACAGCATTACCTAATAAAGAGCTAGAATTAATTTTACTAAATCCGTTAGGTGAAGAGAAACATTCCGAAACTATTCTGGTTGATGGATCAGGCATTGTTGAATTTCAATATCCAACAAAGGCAAATGTAGACATGGAAGGAACATGGACTTTAGAAGCTACACAAGCAGGAGACACGGAATTTAGCTATGCTGGTTTAGGACAACTTCCTTCAATACCAATTAATGCAAAATTTGATAAATTAAATTATAAAACGACAGAATCGGCTAAAATATCATTATCCGGAAAGCCAGGTGACAGAATCAGTATGATAATTGTTGATCCTTCGGATAAACAAAAAATATTCTCAGATGGCACCAATGAAATATTCATTACATTAGAGGAAGATGGAAGAAAAGACTATAATTTAGATTTGACAGGATATGCATCTGGAGTATATACTGCAATTATTAAAAAAGCAAATGCCAAAACTACTGAAATATTTACAGTGGGATTACAAGCGGGTTCTGGCGAAATTAAAATCAGTCCCACAAAATTGGAGTACAGACCAAATGATACAATTTTAATTCTAGGCAATACAAATCCAAACTCATTTTTGACAATTGAGTTATTTGATCCAAATGGAAAAATAGTAAAAACAAAGGAAACGTTTTCAGATAAAAATGGAAAAATTTCAAATAATGAATTACGATTACCCAGCGATGCAAAAGTCGGTACATGGGCTATAAATGTGAAAAGCGGTCCAAATTTTGATAATGTCAAAATTAGTGTAATAGCATCCAAAGAAGAGGGATTAATTGTGAATGTAAGTAAAGGTATAGAAATTGCAGGATATGGAAAGAGTATTGATATTACAGTATCAAACGCAGCTCAGAAGGTAGATATGATTATCACAACATCGGAAGGCATTGTAATACAAAAATTATCATTTCCTGCTACTGGAAAAGGAGAGATCAAACAACCTTGGTTCATCCCATCAAATGTAGTTCCTGGAACTTATATTCTCAAAGTAACAGATGCGAAAGGCTCTGCGGAAACAACTTTCACTATTAATTAA
- a CDS encoding adenine phosphoribosyltransferase — protein sequence MNLKEKILEIPNFPKKGILFRDFSPILKDPSALSFIADEFEKYFHPKDVDLFAGIEARGFLLACVLASRYNKGMVMVRKAGKLPGKTTKLSYKIEYGQDTIEMQKDIIDKGQKIIICDDLLATGGTAKASAKLIEKVGGKVTGFAFIIELTELNGIKGISQYNCKSLVRY from the coding sequence ATGAATCTTAAAGAAAAAATATTAGAGATACCGAATTTTCCTAAAAAAGGGATACTATTTCGAGACTTTAGCCCGATATTAAAAGATCCATCAGCACTATCATTTATTGCAGATGAATTTGAAAAATATTTTCATCCAAAAGATGTTGACTTGTTTGCAGGCATAGAAGCTCGAGGATTCTTGCTTGCATGTGTTTTAGCTTCTAGATACAATAAAGGAATGGTCATGGTTAGAAAAGCTGGAAAACTACCAGGTAAAACTACCAAATTATCATATAAAATTGAATATGGTCAAGACACAATAGAGATGCAGAAAGACATCATAGACAAAGGCCAGAAAATCATTATTTGTGATGACTTGCTTGCTACAGGCGGTACAGCAAAGGCATCTGCAAAACTAATAGAAAAAGTTGGAGGAAAAGTGACAGGATTTGCATTCATAATTGAGTTAACTGAATTAAATGGAATAAAGGGAATTAGTCAATACAACTGTAAATCACTGGTAAGATACTAA